A region of the Acinetobacter defluvii genome:
TTTTTTTAAAACTGATTAGGTGAGACATCATGTCAACTTCAGATGCTCAGCATTCTGCAGACTTAAATGCGCAAACTGTATCGCAGATTGCTAACCTTGCTCGATTGTCGCTAGATAAGACGCAATCTACTGAATATGCTCAAAGTTTAAATAAAATTTTAGGGATGATGGAAACCCTGAAAGGCATTGATACCGAAGGTGTTGAGCCACTTAAGAGTCCATTTGACAATCCACAGCCTTTGCGTGAAGACGTTGTAACTGAAAGTAATCATCGTGATCAATATCAAGCCGTTGCTCCTGCTGTACAGGATGGTTTGTATCTTGTGCCACGCGTGATCGAATAAAATTTAACCAGTTAAATCTATTTCCCAAATTAATCGTAAAGAATTGTTCCCATGACTGATTTACATCGCTTATCTGTTCGTGAAATGGCTGAAGGCTTAAAAAGCGCTCAGTTTTCATCTCGTGAATTGACTCAACATTATTTAGACCGTATCGCCAAGATTGACCAACAAGTGAAATCTTATGTGACGGTTACTGCGGAACATGCGCTTGCTCAAGCTGATGCTGCTGATACAGCATTAAAATCAGGTCAAGCAACTGCACTGACAGGTATTCCCCTTGCGCATAAAGATATTTTCTGTACCCAAGGCATCAAAACCACTGCGGGTTCTAAAATCTTAGACAATTTCATTTCTCCATACGATGCAACTGTGGTTGTAAAAGCCAAAACAGCAGGCTTAGTGACTTTAGGTAAAGTCAATATGGATGAGTTTGCCATGGGGTCAACCTCTGAAAGCTCATACTATGGTGCGACCAAAAACCCATGGAACTTAGACTGTGTGCCGGGCGGTTCATCAGGTGGTTCTGCCGCAGCGGTTGCAGCAGACCTTGCACCTTTTGCCACAGGTACAGATACAGGCGGTTCGATTCGTCAACCAGCATCATTCTGTGGCTTAACAGGCTTAAAACCCACCTATGGTCGTGTTTCGCGTTTCGGAATGATTGCCTATGCCTCATCACTTGATCAAGGTGGCCCAATGGCACGTTCAGCAGAAGACTGTGCGTATCTGATGAATGTGATGGCAGGTCACGACCAAAAAGACTCCACCTCTGTGCAAAAAGATGCTGATGATTATGTTGCGAATTTGAATGCAACTACAGTCAAAGGCTTACGCATTGGTATTCCAAAGCAATACTTTAATGTTGCAGGTTTGGATACAGATGTTAAAGCACGTGTTGAAGAATCTTTGAAAAAATTGGAAGACATGGGCGCAACGTTGGTTGAGATCGATCTCAACATGACCGATGCCTATGTGCCAACCTATTACCTGATCGCACCTGCGGAAGCATCTTCAAACTTACAACGTTATGATGGTGTGCGTTATGGTTATCGTGCTGAAAATCCAAAAGATATTTTAGACCTCTACAAACGCTCCCGTTCTGAAGGTTTTGGTGCAGAAGTACAACGCCGTATTTTAATCGGTACTTATGCACTATCAGCAGGTTATTACGATGCTTATTATGTGAAAGCACAAAAAGTACGTCGGTTGATCCAACAAGACTTCTTAAAAGCATTTGAAAGTGTCGATGTGATTGCTGCGCCTTCTGCGCCAACAACTGCGTATAAAATTGGTGCGTCTTTAGACCCTGTAGAAATGTATTTAGGTGACATTTACACCATCGCTGTGAACTTGGCAGGCTTACCTGCAATCAACACCCCTGTCGGTTTTGATGCAAATAATCTTCCTGTAGGCTTACAGTTGATTGGTAATTACTGGTCA
Encoded here:
- the gatC gene encoding Asp-tRNA(Asn)/Glu-tRNA(Gln) amidotransferase subunit GatC, with the translated sequence MSTSDAQHSADLNAQTVSQIANLARLSLDKTQSTEYAQSLNKILGMMETLKGIDTEGVEPLKSPFDNPQPLREDVVTESNHRDQYQAVAPAVQDGLYLVPRVIE
- the gatA gene encoding Asp-tRNA(Asn)/Glu-tRNA(Gln) amidotransferase subunit GatA, translated to MTDLHRLSVREMAEGLKSAQFSSRELTQHYLDRIAKIDQQVKSYVTVTAEHALAQADAADTALKSGQATALTGIPLAHKDIFCTQGIKTTAGSKILDNFISPYDATVVVKAKTAGLVTLGKVNMDEFAMGSTSESSYYGATKNPWNLDCVPGGSSGGSAAAVAADLAPFATGTDTGGSIRQPASFCGLTGLKPTYGRVSRFGMIAYASSLDQGGPMARSAEDCAYLMNVMAGHDQKDSTSVQKDADDYVANLNATTVKGLRIGIPKQYFNVAGLDTDVKARVEESLKKLEDMGATLVEIDLNMTDAYVPTYYLIAPAEASSNLQRYDGVRYGYRAENPKDILDLYKRSRSEGFGAEVQRRILIGTYALSAGYYDAYYVKAQKVRRLIQQDFLKAFESVDVIAAPSAPTTAYKIGASLDPVEMYLGDIYTIAVNLAGLPAINTPVGFDANNLPVGLQLIGNYWSESQLLSVVHQYQQATDWHTKRAAIAEENT